The proteins below come from a single Gimesia alba genomic window:
- a CDS encoding sulfatase: MQSLKWCSLLLSLCLFPNMLQAAGQPNIIILLADDLGYGELGCQGNPQIPTPHIDSIAADGIRFTQAYVTAPNCSPSRAGLLTGKIPTRFGYEFNPIGARNEDPGTGLPPAEQTLAELLHDQGYTTGLIGKWHLGGAADYHPYRHGFDEFFGFVHEGHYFVPPPYQGVTTMLRRKTIPGGGKGRWMSDNLIYSSHMGHDEPDYDANNPIIRGGQPVEETAYLTDAFTREAVSFIDRHQDKPFFLYLAYNAVHSPLQGKQEDMQRFKDIEDVHRRIFAAMLASLDDSVGKILNQVHKSKLDQKTLIIFLSDNGGPTRELTSSNLPLRGGKGSMYEGGLRIPFMMRWTGTLKPKQTFSHPISSMDIFSTSALLAGAEAPANLDGRDLMPYLLKQKTGAPHEELFWRQGNRAALRKGDWKIVNHRRHRKEPVWELFNIAEDLSEEQNLASQQAEKLNELKARWKELNAQMKPAIFQ, translated from the coding sequence ATCCGCAAATTCCGACGCCTCATATCGACTCCATCGCTGCCGACGGAATCCGCTTCACGCAAGCGTATGTCACCGCGCCCAATTGCAGCCCCTCTCGTGCCGGTCTACTGACGGGAAAGATTCCTACTCGCTTCGGTTACGAATTCAATCCCATCGGCGCGCGAAATGAAGATCCGGGAACCGGCCTGCCCCCTGCAGAACAAACGCTGGCTGAACTGCTACACGATCAAGGTTATACCACGGGGCTGATTGGTAAATGGCATCTGGGCGGAGCCGCTGATTACCATCCTTACCGGCATGGCTTCGATGAATTCTTCGGCTTCGTGCATGAAGGTCATTACTTTGTCCCGCCCCCCTATCAGGGTGTGACTACAATGCTGCGCCGCAAAACGATTCCCGGCGGTGGTAAAGGACGCTGGATGAGTGACAACCTGATTTACTCCTCTCATATGGGACATGATGAACCCGACTATGATGCCAACAATCCGATCATTCGAGGCGGGCAGCCGGTTGAAGAAACCGCATACCTGACCGATGCATTCACGCGCGAAGCGGTCAGCTTTATTGACCGTCATCAGGACAAACCGTTCTTTCTTTATCTGGCCTATAATGCGGTGCACAGTCCCCTGCAAGGTAAACAGGAAGACATGCAGCGTTTTAAAGATATCGAAGACGTGCACCGTCGTATTTTTGCGGCGATGCTGGCTTCGCTGGATGACAGCGTGGGAAAGATCCTGAATCAGGTCCACAAGTCAAAGCTCGACCAGAAAACGCTGATCATTTTTCTCAGTGATAACGGCGGCCCCACACGAGAACTTACTTCGAGTAATCTCCCCCTGCGTGGTGGAAAAGGCTCCATGTATGAGGGAGGCTTGCGGATTCCCTTTATGATGCGCTGGACGGGTACTTTGAAACCAAAGCAGACATTTTCTCATCCGATCAGCAGCATGGACATCTTCAGCACTTCAGCCTTGCTGGCTGGCGCAGAGGCGCCTGCAAATTTGGATGGTCGCGATCTGATGCCTTATCTGTTGAAACAGAAAACAGGCGCACCGCATGAGGAACTGTTCTGGCGACAAGGAAACAGAGCCGCTCTCAGAAAAGGGGACTGGAAAATCGTGAATCATCGCAGACATCGAAAAGAACCGGTCTGGGAACTGTTCAACATCGCCGAGGATCTGTCCGAAGAACAGAACCTCGCTTCACAGCAGGCAGAGAAGTTGAACGAGTTGAAAGCGCGCTGGAAAGAACTCAACGCACAAATGAAACCGGCGATTTTTCAATAA
- a CDS encoding sulfatase family protein, with the protein MLFLITLLGLVNRQTFAETPNVIVIMADDLGYGDVSCYGATELKTPHIDQLAAEGLRFTNGYCSASTCTPTRYSLLTGTYAFRGERTGIAPPNAPAIIKPGTETVASILNRAGYTTAVIGKWHLGLGGQGGPDWNGQLKPGPMEIGFDTCFLLPTTNDRVPQVYVQDHRVLNLDPADPLWVGNKKPSPDHPTGLTHRDTLKMDWSHGHNSTIHNGISRIGFYTGGHAARFRDEDLADKWVEKSNEFIEQNKDKPFFLFFSSHDIHVPRMPHERFQGKTSLGFRGDSIVQLDWCVGELMKTLDRLKLADNTLVVFCSDNGPVLDDGYKDGALEKIGKHRAAGPYSGGKYSVYEGGTRTPFITRWKGHIQPGVSDELVCTIDMPASLAALTKQTLPQNSCRDSFNVLDALLGKDKAQGRDHLVQQNNGNNGTYALRVSEWKLHRYDKKTARNVVVEQQLANKKVPQYQLFNLVNDPAEKTDVSAEHPAVTKRLKQQLARIIKQGSSRPGADVSRQD; encoded by the coding sequence ATGCTGTTCCTGATTACGCTACTGGGACTGGTTAACCGACAAACGTTTGCTGAAACGCCGAATGTCATCGTGATCATGGCCGATGACCTGGGCTACGGTGATGTTTCCTGTTACGGTGCCACGGAACTCAAAACGCCGCACATCGATCAGTTGGCTGCCGAGGGCCTGCGATTCACCAACGGCTATTGTTCAGCTTCGACCTGCACGCCAACGCGCTACTCACTGCTGACGGGCACTTATGCCTTTCGCGGCGAACGGACGGGAATCGCACCACCGAATGCACCGGCCATTATCAAGCCGGGTACGGAAACGGTTGCCTCCATTCTGAATCGCGCCGGTTATACGACGGCGGTCATCGGAAAATGGCACCTGGGACTGGGCGGACAAGGGGGCCCGGATTGGAATGGACAGTTAAAACCCGGGCCGATGGAAATCGGCTTCGATACCTGCTTCCTGCTGCCGACCACCAACGATCGTGTACCACAGGTTTATGTGCAGGACCATCGGGTGCTCAATCTCGATCCCGCCGATCCGTTATGGGTAGGAAACAAAAAACCAAGCCCCGATCATCCCACAGGATTGACTCACCGTGATACTCTGAAAATGGACTGGTCACACGGTCATAATTCCACCATTCACAACGGCATCAGCCGTATCGGTTTTTATACAGGAGGGCATGCAGCGCGATTCCGCGATGAAGATCTGGCCGATAAGTGGGTTGAGAAATCCAATGAGTTTATTGAGCAGAACAAAGACAAACCGTTTTTTCTGTTTTTCTCTTCACACGATATTCATGTCCCCCGCATGCCTCACGAACGGTTTCAGGGAAAGACATCACTCGGATTTCGCGGCGATTCCATCGTGCAGCTTGACTGGTGCGTAGGTGAGCTGATGAAAACTCTCGATCGATTGAAACTGGCGGACAACACGCTGGTCGTGTTCTGCTCCGACAATGGTCCGGTGCTCGACGACGGTTACAAGGACGGCGCACTGGAAAAAATCGGCAAGCATCGCGCTGCCGGTCCCTATTCCGGCGGCAAATACAGCGTCTACGAAGGGGGAACGCGAACACCCTTCATTACCCGCTGGAAAGGCCACATCCAGCCCGGGGTGAGCGATGAACTTGTCTGTACTATCGATATGCCAGCCAGCCTGGCTGCTCTCACAAAACAGACGCTTCCCCAAAACAGTTGCCGGGACAGTTTCAATGTGCTGGATGCCCTGCTAGGTAAAGACAAGGCGCAGGGCCGTGATCACCTCGTACAACAGAATAACGGAAATAATGGCACCTATGCTTTGCGGGTCAGCGAATGGAAACTGCACCGCTACGACAAAAAGACGGCCCGCAACGTCGTCGTTGAGCAACAGTTGGCAAATAAGAAAGTGCCACAGTACCAACTCTTTAATCTGGTAAACGATCCTGCGGAGAAAACAGACGTTTCTGCAGAGCATCCCGCGGTTACAAAGCGACTGAAGCAACAGCTTGCCCGCATCATCAAGCAGGGCAGCAGTCGACCCGGTGCAGACGTGTCACGGCAAGACTAA
- a CDS encoding class I SAM-dependent methyltransferase translates to MNIQQNESALQIEYWHPGMECCDEIWEAAYRHFETPEQECQKFLKRLQKLGVDQWDKDLKVVELFCGQGTGLDVLHQLGFHSVEGVDLSPHLLKQYQGNAQLYVGDCRELKFEDHSRDVLIVQGGLHHLPELPVDLERTLREMQRVLRPGGCVVIVEPWLTPFLRIVHAACKVRAFRKLWPKLDALAIMIEQELTTYEQWLSQPEAILALLNSCFQTKQQKVGFGKLMYVGQKV, encoded by the coding sequence ATGAACATACAGCAGAATGAGTCCGCCTTGCAGATTGAGTACTGGCATCCAGGAATGGAATGCTGTGATGAGATCTGGGAAGCCGCCTATCGCCATTTCGAGACGCCAGAACAGGAATGTCAGAAATTTCTGAAACGACTCCAGAAGTTGGGTGTTGATCAGTGGGATAAAGATCTCAAAGTCGTCGAGCTGTTTTGCGGGCAGGGTACGGGATTGGATGTCCTGCATCAACTGGGCTTTCATTCTGTAGAAGGTGTCGATCTTTCACCTCATTTACTCAAGCAATATCAAGGCAACGCACAATTGTATGTCGGAGATTGCCGGGAGTTGAAATTTGAAGATCACAGCCGGGACGTTTTAATTGTGCAAGGTGGACTGCATCATCTGCCCGAACTCCCCGTTGATTTGGAACGGACCTTAAGAGAAATGCAGCGCGTACTTCGTCCGGGAGGATGTGTCGTCATTGTGGAGCCCTGGTTGACTCCCTTTCTGCGAATTGTGCATGCAGCCTGCAAAGTTCGGGCATTCAGAAAGCTATGGCCGAAATTAGATGCACTGGCGATAATGATCGAGCAGGAATTGACGACCTATGAACAGTGGCTCAGTCAGCCTGAAGCGATCCTTGCTCTACTCAATAGTTGCTTTCAAACCAAGCAGCAGAAAGTTGGTTTCGGGAAGCTGATGTACGTGGGACAAAAAGTCTGA
- a CDS encoding class I SAM-dependent methyltransferase, with translation MKMLQQIHSRTVHSRRVESLIRHLTPLLPPDGLVLDLGCGDGLLGSCLAEANPNLKLKGLDVLVRPDTKIPVTEYDGTTIPFEDNSVDSILLIDVLHHTVDPTVILKEARRVARKSILIKDHTRNGLFARSTLRFMDWVGNAGYGVALPYNYLSYEEWQQMFSVLELEVTDWESNLHLYPRPADYLFGRSLHFVARIRVSHEHTAE, from the coding sequence ATGAAAATGCTCCAGCAGATCCATTCTCGTACGGTTCACAGTCGACGTGTTGAATCACTGATCAGACACCTTACACCATTATTACCCCCGGATGGTCTGGTGCTGGATCTCGGTTGCGGTGATGGCCTGTTGGGAAGTTGTCTTGCCGAGGCCAATCCGAATCTAAAGCTCAAAGGCCTTGATGTACTTGTCAGGCCGGATACAAAAATTCCGGTTACAGAATATGATGGAACAACAATTCCTTTTGAGGATAACAGCGTTGATTCAATTCTGCTGATCGACGTTTTGCACCACACCGTCGATCCCACCGTGATTCTGAAGGAAGCCCGGCGGGTCGCGCGGAAATCCATACTTATAAAAGATCATACCCGAAACGGGCTGTTTGCGAGATCAACTCTCCGCTTCATGGACTGGGTGGGGAATGCAGGTTATGGCGTTGCTCTGCCGTACAACTATTTGTCTTATGAAGAGTGGCAGCAGATGTTCTCCGTATTGGAATTGGAAGTGACGGACTGGGAAAGTAACCTTCATCTCTACCCTAGGCCGGCAGACTACCTCTTTGGTCGATCATTGCATTTTGTTGCCAGGATTCGAGTCAGCCATGAACATACAGCAGAATGA
- a CDS encoding glycosyltransferase family 2 protein, producing the protein MDNKRLTIVIPALNEEEAIGGTIARCLDAREEISHQAGLDGVEIIVVSDGSTDRTVEIAQSYEDVQVVVFEENQGYGAAIKEGWRLGQGDLVGFLDADGTCDPRFFAQLCRTALDENADVTLGSRLGSDSQMPLIRRAGNRIFAFLLGLLCGRKVTDTASGMRVVRRQSLKHLYPLPDGLHFTPAMSARALMNHLRIIEIPMKYEERIGESKLSALWDGFRFLKVIGEGVLCYRPEKIFLAGFTFCVLLILLLAAYPAEFYFQHGRLEEWMIYRFVVCQLVGSFGMMLLLASALTNRMAQLSSRREESVGFWSSIVVSLFSGKSLLFITGLFTLLGIGFLWPGIVEYVTTGTITLHWSRLIAGAFALFTVMQTLIFFVLMKVVAIWYFEQSVLKKNILEAMSNESSELRNVNYQKITPTVETSRHIMK; encoded by the coding sequence ATGGATAATAAGAGGCTTACGATTGTCATTCCGGCATTGAACGAAGAAGAGGCCATTGGTGGCACAATCGCGCGATGTCTGGATGCCAGGGAGGAAATTTCTCACCAGGCAGGCTTAGATGGCGTAGAAATCATTGTTGTCAGCGATGGGTCAACCGATCGGACGGTTGAAATTGCACAAAGCTATGAAGATGTTCAGGTTGTCGTATTTGAAGAAAACCAGGGATATGGAGCTGCCATTAAAGAAGGTTGGAGACTCGGACAGGGTGATCTGGTTGGGTTTCTCGACGCCGATGGCACTTGCGATCCACGGTTTTTCGCGCAACTCTGCCGGACCGCGTTAGACGAAAATGCTGATGTGACGCTTGGCTCGCGCTTGGGATCCGACTCACAAATGCCGTTAATTCGCAGAGCGGGCAACCGAATTTTCGCGTTTCTGCTGGGCTTGTTATGTGGTCGAAAAGTGACGGATACCGCCAGTGGAATGCGGGTTGTACGGCGGCAGTCTCTCAAGCATCTGTATCCGCTACCAGATGGATTGCATTTCACGCCGGCGATGAGTGCGCGGGCGTTGATGAATCATCTACGCATTATTGAAATTCCCATGAAATACGAGGAACGTATCGGGGAAAGTAAACTGAGTGCACTCTGGGATGGATTTCGTTTTCTCAAAGTCATCGGTGAAGGGGTGCTCTGTTATCGGCCGGAGAAGATTTTCCTGGCAGGTTTTACATTCTGTGTATTACTCATCCTGCTGCTGGCGGCCTATCCAGCTGAATTCTACTTTCAGCACGGTCGACTGGAAGAGTGGATGATCTATCGATTTGTCGTCTGCCAATTGGTTGGTTCCTTTGGCATGATGTTACTTCTGGCTTCGGCACTGACCAATCGGATGGCGCAGCTCAGTTCCCGTCGCGAAGAATCGGTTGGATTCTGGTCGTCGATCGTGGTCAGTCTGTTTTCTGGGAAATCTCTTCTCTTCATCACCGGCCTGTTTACCTTACTGGGAATTGGATTCCTCTGGCCAGGCATCGTCGAGTATGTAACAACCGGGACGATTACCCTGCATTGGTCACGATTGATTGCAGGCGCATTTGCGCTGTTTACTGTCATGCAGACACTCATTTTTTTCGTACTCATGAAAGTTGTCGCTATTTGGTATTTTGAACAAAGTGTCCTCAAAAAAAATATCCTTGAAGCGATGTCGAATGAATCGAGTGAGCTTCGAAACGTAAACTATCAGAAAATCACTCCGACGGTTGAAACTTCACGACACATAATGAAATGA